A region from the Triticum aestivum cultivar Chinese Spring chromosome 3D, IWGSC CS RefSeq v2.1, whole genome shotgun sequence genome encodes:
- the LOC123075964 gene encoding agamous-like MADS-box protein AGL61 yields the protein MAPPNRRGGSGRKKTVIRRIEQKDARHISYSKRRRGFFTKASDLAVLTGAQVAALAFSPGGNVFSFGHPSIDSVVERFLPAEGAGVGAREVSTADDRLLAGESAGEGAAEGAADEDKKLQKLHEEFDELRTELVDVKKRAKRNEEAMAKERAAGDQIAAWFDPKARDMGDGDMAAFFAALMQVKDVVSDRANQVLLEAFQFDVSRMAEVAPPPPPQIFGGSMFEFGSSSGSANDGTDFQFLVPPPQEQGFQAGMDMQQMVMPLPPGLAGGLDMEQQMQMTIPPPPGLAAGMDMEQMQMTMPKPPGFDAGIEMEIDQWLNVMLPPPEFPAGMETVQQGLHQPNAGFPY from the coding sequence ATGGCGCCGCCCAACCGGAGAGGTGGCAGCGGCCGGAAGAAGACCGTCATCCGCCGGATCGAGCAGAAGGATGCCCGGCACATCAGCTACTCCAAGCGCCGCAGGGGGTTCTTCACCAAGGCCAGCGATCTGGCGGTCCTCACCGGCGCCCAGGTGGCCGCCCTCGCCTTCTCGCCCGGCGGCAACGTCTTCTCCTTCGGCCACCCCTCCATCGACTCCGTCGTGGAACGTTTCCTGCCGGCGGAGGGTGCGGGGGTTGGCGCGAGGGAGGTGAGCACGGCCGACGACCGCTTGCTGGCGGGAGAGAGCGCGGGGGAGGGCGCGGCGGAGGGCGCTGCCGACGAAGACAAGAAGCTGCAGAAGCTGCACGAGGAGTTCGACGAGCtacgcacggagctggtcgacgtGAAGAAGCGGGCCAAGCGCAACGAGGAGGCCATGGCCAAGGAGCGCGCCGCGGGCGACCAGATTGCGGCTTGGTTCGACCCCAAGGCGCGCGACATGGGGGACGGGGACATGGCGGCCTTCTTTGCCGCCCTGATGCAGGTCAAGGACGTCGTCTCCGACCGCGCCAACCAGGTTCTCCTCGAGGCGTTTCAGTTCGACGTGAGCCGCATGGCGGAggtggccccgccgccgccgccccagatcTTCGGTGGCAGCATGTTCGAGTTCGGTAGCAGCAGCGGCAGCGCCAACGACGGGACGGACTTCCAGTTTCTGGTGCCTCCGCCACAGGAGCAGGGGTTCCAGGCCGGGATGGATATGCAGCAGATGGTGATGCCTCTGCCGCCGGGGTTGGCCGGCGGGCTGGATATGGAGCAGCAGATGCAGATGACGATTCCTCCGCCGCCGGGGCTGGCCGCCGGGATGGATATGGAGCAGATGCAGATGACGATGCCTAAGCCGCCGGGGTTCGACGCAGGGATAGAGATGGAGATAGACCAATGGCTTAATGTGATGCTGCCGCCTCCGGAGTTCCCTGCCGGGATGGAGACGGTGCAGCAGGGGCTCCATCAACCGAACGCCGGCTTCCCGTACTGA